One Desulfobulbus oligotrophicus DNA segment encodes these proteins:
- a CDS encoding radical SAM protein encodes MDVIANGGVSWDTTSFLFDFSVENDDCNAIFDKTVLFLMMRTMPSVLINEIGTVRKKWTDRLPVALLYPNIYSVAVSNLGFQLVYSLLNRIDGVVCERFVYPRAGEPFRSLESSRPLRDFPLVFGSVSFEHDYPRLAAMLAAGAIAPFAEDRASVISPGEPVVVLGGVGVFMNPEPLALFADVMVIGEAEAVLEPLIGLLRHFTTSSRADLTMTIGTSVPGCYIPGAYHFSWKENGAVAAVTRPLALPARVTKVVAPVMDTAAHSTLLSPDAELGMYMVELGRGCSRGCRFCAAGFIYRPPRLWSAEAIVQGLKERPDQMDRVGLLGMEMASEATTDVIAAYLHGDGCSLSFSSLRADRISEQTMQLLADSQLKSVAIAADGCSERLRTLINKGLSRADLLSAAVRLVTAGIFQLKLYVMIGLPTETYDDLDEFVALVDQLQASILPIGRERGRVTELTLSINCFVPKPWTPFQYCAFGGLTAAEAAVTSTGPALTALKGKVKYLRRKLAAKANLQLKFDHPEQALQQAVYARADRRIGPVLLDIGSGRYTFKQALQRHGLNPWQYAVRARNYDEMMCWEVIDHGIHAQYLWEEYERALQGRLTAACQPDICRRCGVCHAAP; translated from the coding sequence ATGGACGTTATTGCAAACGGGGGGGTATCCTGGGATACCACCTCGTTTTTGTTTGATTTTTCTGTTGAAAATGACGACTGTAACGCAATCTTTGACAAAACTGTTCTCTTCCTCATGATGCGGACTATGCCGTCAGTGCTTATCAACGAAATCGGTACAGTACGTAAAAAATGGACAGACAGACTGCCTGTCGCCCTCCTTTATCCGAATATCTATTCAGTTGCGGTGTCCAATCTCGGCTTTCAGCTCGTTTACTCCTTACTCAACCGTATCGATGGTGTTGTCTGTGAACGGTTTGTGTATCCTCGAGCCGGAGAACCGTTCCGTTCGCTCGAGTCATCCCGTCCGTTGCGTGATTTTCCGTTAGTTTTCGGATCTGTCAGTTTTGAACACGATTACCCGCGGCTGGCCGCCATGTTGGCGGCTGGAGCGATTGCACCTTTTGCTGAGGATAGAGCATCCGTCATCAGTCCGGGAGAACCGGTGGTGGTTCTGGGCGGCGTGGGCGTCTTCATGAACCCGGAACCACTTGCTCTGTTTGCAGATGTCATGGTCATAGGTGAGGCTGAAGCTGTTCTTGAGCCGCTGATCGGGCTCTTGAGACATTTCACGACAAGCAGTCGCGCAGATCTCACAATGACGATCGGTACCTCTGTTCCCGGCTGCTATATCCCGGGGGCATATCATTTTTCCTGGAAAGAGAATGGGGCGGTTGCAGCTGTTACCCGGCCGTTGGCGTTGCCGGCACGTGTGACCAAGGTGGTTGCTCCGGTTATGGATACAGCGGCCCACTCGACCTTGCTTTCGCCGGATGCAGAACTGGGGATGTATATGGTCGAGCTGGGAAGAGGGTGCAGTCGGGGGTGCCGGTTCTGTGCAGCAGGATTTATTTATCGTCCACCACGATTGTGGAGTGCTGAGGCCATTGTCCAGGGCCTGAAGGAGCGTCCGGATCAGATGGACCGTGTCGGTCTGCTTGGCATGGAAATGGCTTCCGAAGCAACTACGGATGTAATCGCTGCCTATCTGCACGGGGATGGGTGCTCTCTCTCGTTTTCTTCACTGCGGGCCGACCGGATTTCCGAACAGACGATGCAACTTCTGGCCGACTCACAACTGAAAAGTGTAGCCATTGCAGCGGACGGCTGTTCGGAACGATTGCGTACGCTGATCAACAAGGGGTTAAGCCGGGCAGATCTTCTTTCTGCGGCTGTCCGCCTGGTGACCGCCGGGATCTTCCAGCTTAAACTCTACGTCATGATCGGCCTGCCAACCGAAACCTATGATGATCTGGATGAGTTCGTTGCACTTGTTGATCAGCTGCAGGCAAGTATCTTACCGATCGGGCGGGAAAGAGGCCGGGTGACAGAGCTGACGTTGTCTATCAACTGTTTTGTTCCCAAACCCTGGACCCCTTTCCAATACTGTGCTTTTGGTGGATTAACGGCTGCTGAGGCGGCAGTCACAAGCACCGGACCGGCTTTGACTGCCTTGAAAGGGAAGGTAAAATACCTGCGTAGAAAGCTGGCTGCCAAGGCCAACCTGCAGCTTAAATTCGATCATCCGGAGCAGGCCCTGCAGCAGGCTGTCTATGCCCGTGCCGATCGTCGGATCGGCCCGGTGCTGCTTGATATCGGCAGTGGTCGATATACGTTCAAGCAGGCCCTGCAGCGACACGGGCTCAATCCCTGGCAATATGCCGTACGAGCCCGCAATTATGACGAGATGATGTGCTGGGAGGTGATCGATCACGGCATACATGCACAGTATCTGTGGGAGGAGTACGAACGTGCCTTACAGGGACGTCTGACCGCGGCCTGTCAGCCGGACATCTGCCGTCGATGCGGGGTGTGTCATGCTGCACCGTAA
- a CDS encoding sensor histidine kinase: MLHRKRMVTRRGERPQLPVLTNLLQVLDRLRQKITGSISDYVSLWRRLRYRGLRTALLPFELVKYFAFTSLLLILLASFLLSWMLAANAKAVLLQRSEAYSQLFAEYVNRQVFLQFVLPTVVRYGKIALSEHEQFERLDKIISNITRGMRIESVTIFEPLQNRIAYSTITELMGKRDMGGLEYQKAAKGESDSVLISGGSLLSLLPGMPEISCTLKTYVPFRHENKLGQRTGEVMGVIEVIQDLSEDLEAIIRLQGRVIVMSLIAMSILFTILSLIVVRANRIMAERAEERLRLEEELNEAQRLASLGKMVAAVSHEIKNPLGIVRSTAEILGNRISKVAPGNEKLATIIVEETSRLDGIVREFLDFARPRELRKSAGSLNVVIDRLLRFIEPELQQKGVKVHSELAEDLPEILFDNEQIYQVILNIVINAIQAMPEGGFMTLTTTEQNGEVVLEITDTGLGIPPENIEQVFTPFYTGKNRGTGLGLSIAKGIVDKHHGTLTVNSCFGEGSTFRLTLPPGEEV; this comes from the coding sequence ATGCTGCACCGTAAACGGATGGTAACCCGCAGGGGCGAGCGACCGCAGCTGCCCGTTCTGACAAATCTTCTCCAGGTTCTGGACAGGCTGCGCCAGAAGATCACCGGCAGTATATCTGACTATGTTTCGCTCTGGAGACGACTTCGCTACCGGGGGCTCAGAACCGCCCTGCTTCCATTCGAACTGGTCAAGTACTTTGCCTTTACCTCACTGCTGCTTATCCTGCTCGCCTCTTTTCTGCTTTCCTGGATGCTGGCCGCCAATGCCAAAGCCGTTCTTCTGCAGCGGAGTGAGGCCTACTCCCAACTGTTTGCCGAGTACGTTAACCGGCAGGTTTTTCTTCAGTTTGTTCTGCCGACAGTGGTTCGCTACGGCAAGATAGCGCTGTCTGAGCACGAACAGTTCGAACGACTTGATAAGATTATCTCCAATATCACCCGGGGTATGCGTATCGAATCCGTCACCATCTTTGAACCGCTTCAAAATCGCATCGCCTACTCCACCATAACCGAACTGATGGGAAAGAGGGATATGGGCGGGCTGGAGTACCAGAAGGCGGCCAAGGGAGAAAGCGATTCCGTGCTGATCAGTGGTGGCAGTCTGCTGAGCCTGCTTCCGGGCATGCCCGAAATCTCGTGCACTCTCAAGACCTATGTCCCGTTCCGGCACGAAAATAAGTTGGGCCAGCGCACTGGTGAGGTCATGGGGGTGATCGAGGTGATTCAGGATCTCTCCGAAGATCTTGAGGCAATCATCCGGTTGCAGGGCCGGGTTATAGTCATGTCACTGATCGCCATGTCGATCCTGTTTACCATACTCAGCCTGATCGTCGTACGGGCGAACCGGATTATGGCCGAACGGGCTGAAGAGCGACTGCGCCTGGAAGAGGAGCTCAATGAAGCGCAGCGCCTTGCCTCGCTGGGTAAGATGGTGGCTGCAGTTTCGCATGAAATAAAAAATCCATTGGGTATCGTCCGTTCAACCGCTGAAATTCTCGGTAATCGGATCAGTAAGGTGGCTCCGGGTAATGAGAAGTTAGCGACCATCATTGTGGAGGAGACGTCCCGTCTGGACGGTATTGTTCGTGAGTTTCTCGATTTTGCCAGGCCCCGCGAGCTCCGCAAGTCTGCAGGATCGCTCAATGTGGTGATCGATCGCCTTCTTCGCTTCATCGAGCCGGAGTTACAGCAAAAGGGAGTGAAGGTGCACAGTGAGCTGGCCGAGGATCTCCCGGAGATACTCTTTGACAATGAGCAGATCTACCAGGTCATTCTGAACATCGTGATCAACGCTATTCAGGCCATGCCCGAAGGGGGGTTCATGACACTGACCACCACTGAGCAGAACGGTGAGGTGGTTCTTGAGATAACCGATACCGGTCTTGGTATTCCCCCCGAAAACATCGAACAGGTCTTTACTCCCTTTTATACCGGAAAAAATCGTGGTACAGGCCTCGGGCTGTCCATTGCAAAGGGTATTGTTGATAAACATCATGGTACACTCACGGTGAACAGTTGTTTCGGTGAGGGCAGCACCTTTCGCCTGACCCTGCCCCCGGGTGAAGAGGTGTGA
- a CDS encoding hybrid sensor histidine kinase/response regulator, whose protein sequence is MLKANLHSRLHVSLKVAGVYLVVAALWMLCSEQLVRFWIQDLEWVLRVQRINGLLTVIVTAALLYVLFKREITSSVVTTDHLRKNRQELLDILDAMPVGIVLTDGTVIEYMNINFSERFGYSLDEIPTREQWFLLAYPDSVYRRELIDTWYDGVENAGRNGTLIPAVETKVTCKDGNVRQAIVNTQVINDRIVIIYTDITERELLRNELIKIQKLESIGVLAGGIAHDFNNILTGIMGSVSHARTLIAPEHGASQPLMAAEKATGRAAELTRQLLTFASGGEPVKKVIAVQPMVEEAVTLMLRGTNVRDEIQVDEDVQAIEADEGQITQVLHNVIINAVQAMTTGGVLRVKIGNQRIDSSTGDLPAGNYVQISITDEGDGIPPEILERIFDPYFTTKDSGSGLGLASAYSIMTRHDGHIRIESTGAGGTVCTLLLPTTEKPLSVPMAPASLRELHHSGQAKKRHPILVMDDEPIIRDMTTAMLSYLGYTVHACEDGETAVQLYKKALAEGAGYSAVLMDLTVPGGLGGLETSRQILALDEDACLVVSSGYSQDPIMADCQAYGFAGVLPKPYTMANLEQTMTAVLATRSAI, encoded by the coding sequence ATGCTGAAAGCCAACCTTCATAGCCGATTACATGTTTCTCTGAAAGTTGCTGGTGTGTATCTGGTGGTGGCCGCTCTCTGGATGCTTTGTTCTGAGCAGCTCGTTCGGTTTTGGATACAGGATCTCGAATGGGTTCTGAGGGTACAGCGCATCAATGGACTGTTGACTGTCATCGTAACTGCTGCGCTGTTGTATGTTTTGTTTAAACGGGAGATCACCTCCTCGGTTGTCACAACCGATCACCTGCGAAAGAACAGACAGGAGTTGCTGGATATTCTTGATGCCATGCCGGTCGGGATTGTGCTCACCGATGGCACGGTCATCGAGTATATGAATATCAACTTTTCCGAACGATTCGGTTACAGTCTGGACGAGATACCTACTCGTGAACAATGGTTTTTGCTTGCTTATCCCGATTCGGTTTATCGACGTGAACTCATTGACACGTGGTATGATGGAGTTGAAAATGCAGGAAGGAACGGGACGTTGATTCCAGCTGTCGAAACCAAGGTCACCTGCAAGGATGGTAATGTTCGGCAAGCCATTGTGAACACTCAGGTTATTAATGATCGAATAGTGATTATTTACACTGATATCACTGAGCGGGAGTTGTTGCGCAATGAACTTATCAAGATCCAGAAATTAGAGTCCATTGGGGTGCTGGCTGGAGGGATCGCCCATGATTTCAATAATATCCTGACTGGAATCATGGGCAGTGTGAGTCATGCCCGTACGCTGATTGCTCCAGAACACGGTGCGAGCCAACCGCTTATGGCCGCCGAGAAAGCAACCGGGCGTGCTGCCGAACTGACCAGACAGCTGCTGACGTTTGCCAGTGGCGGTGAACCGGTAAAAAAGGTTATTGCCGTTCAACCCATGGTCGAGGAGGCCGTCACTCTGATGCTGCGTGGTACCAACGTACGCGACGAGATACAGGTGGATGAGGATGTTCAGGCGATAGAGGCTGATGAAGGACAGATAACCCAGGTTCTGCATAATGTCATTATCAATGCTGTGCAGGCAATGACGACCGGTGGGGTTTTGCGGGTGAAGATCGGCAATCAGCGGATTGACAGCAGCACTGGGGATCTTCCTGCCGGTAATTATGTGCAGATCTCCATCACCGACGAAGGAGACGGCATCCCTCCGGAGATTCTGGAACGTATTTTTGATCCGTATTTCACCACCAAAGACTCTGGCAGCGGTTTGGGGCTTGCCTCAGCCTACTCGATCATGACTCGGCACGATGGTCACATCCGTATTGAATCAACTGGTGCCGGCGGCACAGTATGTACGCTTCTGCTGCCGACCACTGAGAAGCCGCTATCGGTACCGATGGCTCCGGCTTCCTTGCGGGAGCTGCATCACAGCGGGCAGGCAAAAAAACGACATCCCATTCTGGTCATGGATGACGAACCGATCATCCGTGATATGACCACTGCCATGCTCAGCTATCTGGGATATACGGTTCACGCCTGTGAAGACGGTGAAACAGCTGTACAGCTGTACAAAAAGGCCCTGGCCGAGGGAGCCGGATACAGCGCGGTGCTCATGGATCTCACCGTGCCCGGTGGGCTGGGGGGGCTGGAAACGTCACGTCAGATTTTGGCCCTTGATGAGGATGCCTGTCTTGTGGTGTCCAGCGGATACAGTCAGGATCCGATCATGGCTGACTGTCAGGCCTACGGTTTTGCAGGCGTGCTGCCTAAACCGTACACCATGGCAAATCTTGAACAGACGATGACGGCAGTCCTGGCGACACGGTCTGCGATTTAA
- a CDS encoding multidrug effflux MFS transporter, translated as MIYSLMVFRNLEQSVVDNQHQYRCKREVVTSLFRKLGEHFPPIIFLLALLSAFPPLATDMYLPALPLLQHQWQVPLVTINFTLVIFFLTYCAFILVYGPLSDRYGRKPPLLVGVGVFVVACLFCAMAQSPGMLIGGRFAQGAGAAAASAIVFAICKDRFTGQQRQRIFIQIGVIVAAAPMIAPVLGGWILALWSWRWIFLLQAALGTLAFIGVVRMRESLQSEIMPSFSEVAGSYFRLFGNSRYILLLATFSCTCVPIFSFIGGSPDLYITRLGFTEQQFSYFFGFNALAFILAPLSLSRLVPYVPVTRIMPGAFIGMLIASLFLLCPLLSLPWRLTLPMFCLTFCFSFCRPAGNNLILEQVQQDTGAASSFMVFCYFMIGALSMWFFSFDWLDKILVLAVMGIGSSSFTLLMWQVARKRLLLPAGEQARADG; from the coding sequence ATGATCTACTCGTTGATGGTCTTCAGAAATCTTGAACAGTCGGTTGTCGACAATCAGCACCAATATCGGTGTAAGAGGGAAGTAGTGACCAGTCTTTTTAGAAAACTTGGGGAGCATTTTCCCCCTATTATTTTTTTATTGGCACTGCTGTCTGCCTTTCCGCCGTTGGCGACAGACATGTACCTGCCGGCCTTACCTTTGCTGCAACATCAGTGGCAGGTCCCTCTGGTGACGATCAACTTCACTCTGGTTATTTTTTTCCTCACGTACTGTGCCTTTATCTTAGTATACGGACCGCTGTCTGATCGTTACGGGAGAAAACCACCTCTGCTTGTCGGTGTGGGGGTGTTTGTTGTTGCCTGTCTCTTCTGCGCCATGGCACAAAGCCCCGGCATGTTGATTGGCGGCCGCTTTGCTCAGGGTGCCGGTGCTGCGGCCGCCTCAGCAATTGTCTTTGCTATCTGTAAGGACCGGTTTACCGGGCAACAGCGACAGCGGATCTTTATTCAGATCGGGGTTATCGTTGCGGCCGCACCGATGATCGCTCCTGTTCTCGGTGGCTGGATCTTGGCATTGTGGTCCTGGCGTTGGATTTTTTTACTGCAGGCTGCTCTCGGCACATTGGCGTTTATCGGCGTGGTACGCATGAGAGAGTCGTTGCAGTCAGAGATAATGCCCAGTTTTTCCGAGGTGGCCGGGAGCTATTTTCGTCTCTTTGGGAACAGCCGATATATCTTATTGCTCGCCACCTTTTCCTGTACCTGTGTGCCGATTTTTTCTTTTATCGGCGGTTCTCCCGATCTGTATATAACCCGGCTGGGGTTTACTGAACAACAGTTCAGCTATTTTTTCGGATTTAATGCCCTGGCCTTTATTCTGGCCCCACTCAGCCTTTCTCGACTTGTTCCGTACGTTCCTGTGACCAGGATTATGCCCGGTGCCTTTATCGGTATGCTGATTGCGTCCCTGTTTTTATTGTGCCCTTTGCTTTCACTGCCATGGCGATTGACGTTGCCGATGTTTTGTCTGACCTTCTGCTTTTCCTTTTGCCGGCCGGCCGGAAACAACCTGATACTTGAACAGGTGCAGCAGGATACCGGCGCTGCCTCGTCTTTCATGGTTTTTTGTTACTTTATGATCGGGGCGCTGTCTATGTGGTTTTTCTCCTTTGACTGGCTGGATAAAATACTGGTGCTGGCTGTCATGGGGATTGGTTCGTCTTCCTTTACCCTTCTGATGTGGCAGGTGGCACGGAAACGGTTACTGTTGCCGGCCGGTGAGCAGGCGAGAGCCGATGGGTGA
- a CDS encoding putative sensor domain DACNV-containing protein translates to MHVYPTDLVSLVNERWESMADAITGTTDIPVTPLPATTALEQLISTCYQVSMMREEGRPVTLRLILAPPSVFPASQGPPKGFHRLLFSSSRPFNEYELRRLSPAVDFERSLIGIEQHPEKGFQIWGLINSGRRWLQLERGGNKKTNFLPDAFVVHVTGPGVLTICRGLKIIVTLNSGTLLDSSANVFQSKWLAKLFEPVRQNFLDIHELFRASVLYPVARVGDEFIENLQFQLLKRIISVTRTNRHGGTFLVFPSDGLDELVKESSHILLKYHFQHDEAIRRQQQLMIRTIRLATTVLGDINDPDKVITWQDYVGLRHESSVYDLEESLYEHAQFVASLASVDGAVVTSNRGPLGFGGMIVGSLDKLTEVAKASDTEGKIVTLAKIEGYGSRHRSAYHLCNALHDVLAIVISQDGNVQLAKWRNGIVTCWDLTSQMFIGEN, encoded by the coding sequence ATGCACGTCTATCCCACCGACCTTGTTTCGCTCGTCAATGAGCGTTGGGAAAGCATGGCAGATGCAATAACCGGTACCACCGATATACCGGTGACCCCGCTTCCCGCAACAACAGCACTGGAGCAGCTGATCTCGACCTGTTATCAGGTGAGCATGATGCGCGAAGAGGGGCGACCGGTGACCCTGCGTCTCATCCTGGCTCCTCCCTCTGTCTTTCCTGCCAGCCAGGGGCCGCCCAAGGGATTTCACCGTCTCCTTTTTTCCAGTTCCCGACCATTCAATGAATACGAACTCCGTCGTCTCTCACCGGCTGTGGACTTTGAACGTTCACTCATCGGTATTGAGCAGCATCCGGAAAAGGGGTTCCAGATCTGGGGACTGATCAATTCGGGCCGACGCTGGCTGCAGCTTGAACGTGGCGGTAACAAGAAAACCAACTTTCTCCCGGATGCGTTTGTCGTCCATGTTACAGGGCCGGGTGTGTTGACCATATGCAGGGGGCTTAAAATTATTGTTACCCTCAACAGCGGCACCCTGCTCGACTCCAGTGCCAATGTCTTTCAATCCAAGTGGCTTGCCAAGCTCTTTGAACCGGTTCGCCAAAACTTTCTGGATATCCATGAACTCTTCCGGGCCAGTGTGCTCTATCCGGTCGCCAGGGTCGGTGACGAGTTCATTGAAAATCTCCAGTTCCAACTGCTCAAACGCATCATCAGCGTTACGCGGACAAATCGGCATGGTGGAACTTTTCTCGTGTTCCCCAGTGACGGCCTGGATGAACTTGTCAAAGAGTCGTCCCACATCTTACTGAAATATCATTTTCAGCACGATGAGGCCATCCGCAGGCAACAGCAGCTCATGATCCGCACGATTCGGCTGGCAACCACCGTTCTTGGCGACATCAATGATCCGGACAAGGTGATTACCTGGCAGGATTATGTCGGTCTACGCCACGAATCATCCGTTTATGACCTGGAAGAATCCCTGTACGAGCATGCCCAGTTTGTTGCTTCACTTGCCTCGGTGGACGGCGCAGTTGTCACCAGCAACCGCGGCCCACTGGGTTTTGGCGGCATGATTGTTGGTTCTCTGGACAAGTTGACAGAGGTGGCCAAGGCGAGTGATACTGAAGGAAAGATCGTGACACTGGCCAAAATTGAAGGCTACGGTTCACGGCACCGCTCAGCCTATCATCTCTGTAACGCCCTTCACGATGTTCTTGCCATCGTCATCTCCCAGGACGGAAATGTCCAACTTGCCAAGTGGAGAAACGGCATCGTTACCTGCTGGGACCTTACCAGCCAGATGTTTATCGGCGAAAACTGA
- the nadA gene encoding quinolinate synthase NadA, protein MKHRAGEVLADVQIPRIKVPAHPIPRQMLTAEKEALRERIKELLQQRNAVLVAHYYTESDLQDLADETGGCVADSLEMARFAAEHPAQTLVVAGVRFMGETSKILNNEKLVLMPDLMATCSLDENCPIELFSDFCDRHPDHTVVVYANTSAEVKARSDWVVTSGIALPVIRHLAAQGEKILWGPDQHLGRYIQRQTGVEMILWPGSCVVHEEFKAEALEELRQRHPEAAVLVHPESPEEVVAQADVVGSTTALIQAVRRLPNKEFIVATDAGIFNKMRQLAPEKILLGAPTAGEGATCESCARCPWMEMNTLERLAYVLETGEGEIKVAPDLAARARIPIQRMLDFAKTLAE, encoded by the coding sequence ATGAAGCACAGAGCAGGAGAGGTTTTAGCGGATGTTCAGATTCCTCGGATTAAGGTTCCGGCACATCCGATTCCAAGACAGATGTTGACTGCAGAAAAAGAGGCCTTGCGGGAGCGGATCAAAGAACTCCTGCAACAGCGTAATGCAGTGCTGGTCGCCCATTACTATACTGAGAGCGATCTTCAGGATTTAGCTGATGAGACCGGTGGTTGTGTTGCCGATTCTCTCGAAATGGCCAGGTTTGCCGCGGAGCATCCTGCTCAGACACTGGTGGTGGCGGGAGTTCGGTTCATGGGTGAGACGTCCAAGATCCTTAACAACGAAAAGCTGGTGCTGATGCCCGACCTCATGGCCACCTGCTCTCTGGATGAAAATTGTCCGATTGAGCTCTTTTCCGACTTCTGCGACCGCCATCCCGACCACACTGTTGTGGTCTATGCCAACACGAGTGCCGAGGTCAAGGCCCGATCCGACTGGGTTGTCACTTCTGGTATTGCTTTGCCGGTTATTCGGCATCTGGCGGCGCAGGGTGAGAAGATTCTCTGGGGGCCGGATCAGCATCTCGGCCGTTATATTCAACGGCAGACCGGAGTGGAGATGATTCTCTGGCCCGGATCCTGTGTGGTTCACGAGGAGTTTAAGGCTGAAGCGCTGGAAGAGTTGCGTCAACGCCATCCTGAGGCGGCGGTATTGGTACATCCTGAGTCACCGGAAGAGGTGGTTGCCCAGGCTGATGTGGTCGGTTCCACTACTGCCCTGATTCAGGCCGTCCGGCGTTTGCCCAACAAAGAGTTTATTGTTGCCACTGATGCCGGTATCTTCAACAAGATGCGGCAGCTCGCGCCGGAGAAGATACTGCTGGGGGCTCCGACTGCGGGCGAAGGCGCTACCTGTGAGAGTTGTGCCCGTTGTCCGTGGATGGAGATGAATACTCTGGAAAGGCTCGCCTATGTTCTAGAAACCGGTGAAGGTGAGATCAAGGTTGCTCCGGACCTGGCAGCCCGGGCCCGAATCCCGATTCAGCGGATGCTCGATTTTGCAAAAACACTGGCAGAGTAA